In Halanaerobiaceae bacterium ANBcell28, the following are encoded in one genomic region:
- the dapB gene encoding 4-hydroxy-tetrahydrodipicolinate reductase, with the protein MVKKVLVNGACGRMGREVVKTIVEETDDLLVGVCDQVNVGQNIMDILALEGDELLIRDSFSGLIVESKPDLIIDFTTPSVVMDNLKTGLSNGVDMIVGTTGITDVDLKVISKLAEENDANALIVPNFAIGAILMMRFAEEAAKYLPDVEIIELHHDKKVDAPSGTALKTAELIKSSRKSKNTNPIQEIEKIKGARGGEIDGINLHSVRLPGLVAHQEVIFGAEGQSLLIKHDSYNRRSFMPGVRLALEKIDQIDGLVYGLEKLLD; encoded by the coding sequence ATGGTAAAAAAAGTTCTTGTAAATGGCGCCTGTGGTAGAATGGGCCGAGAAGTAGTAAAAACTATCGTAGAAGAGACTGATGACTTATTAGTAGGTGTTTGTGATCAGGTAAATGTTGGACAAAATATTATGGATATTTTGGCTCTTGAAGGAGATGAATTGCTTATAAGAGATTCCTTCTCAGGACTTATTGTAGAAAGTAAGCCAGATCTTATAATAGATTTTACAACACCATCAGTAGTAATGGATAATTTAAAAACAGGTTTAAGTAATGGAGTAGATATGATTGTAGGGACTACAGGAATTACTGATGTTGATTTAAAAGTTATTTCAAAATTAGCTGAAGAAAATGATGCAAATGCTTTAATTGTTCCAAATTTTGCAATTGGGGCTATTTTGATGATGAGATTTGCTGAAGAAGCAGCTAAATATTTACCAGATGTAGAGATTATTGAATTACATCATGACAAAAAAGTAGATGCACCTTCAGGTACAGCTTTGAAAACAGCAGAGTTAATAAAATCCTCAAGAAAAAGTAAAAATACAAATCCAATTCAAGAAATTGAAAAGATTAAAGGTGCTCGTGGTGGTGAAATTGATGGTATAAATTTACATAGTGTCCGCTTGCCAGGTCTTGTTGCTCATCAGGAAGTTATCTTTGGTGCTGAAGGTCAGAGTCTTTTGATTAAGCATGATTCGTATAACCGTAGATCATTTATGCCAGGTGTAAGATTAGCATTAGAGAAAATAGATCAAATCGATGGTTTGGTTTATGGATTAGAAAAACTTTTGGATTAA
- a CDS encoding dipicolinate synthase subunit B: MNLKNRKIGYALTGSHCTLEKSIPVLEKFVEDGAEVTPIISDSVLTRDTKFGPAKKWLDKVLEVTDKPIVNSIIKAEPIGPGKTLDLLIIAPCTGNTMAKLANGIIDETVVMAAKAHLRNEKPVLIALATNDGLGMNAKNLGILLNTRNIFFVPFGQDNPSEKKNSLVSRFDLVKKAAEYALEYKQIQPVLIEYRGIR; encoded by the coding sequence TTGAATTTGAAAAATAGAAAGATAGGTTATGCTCTAACTGGTTCTCATTGTACACTTGAAAAAAGTATACCGGTTTTAGAGAAGTTTGTTGAGGATGGTGCAGAAGTAACACCTATAATTTCAGATTCAGTTTTAACTAGGGATACTAAATTTGGTCCCGCAAAAAAATGGTTGGATAAAGTATTAGAGGTTACAGATAAACCAATAGTAAATTCAATAATAAAGGCTGAACCTATAGGTCCAGGAAAAACACTTGACTTATTAATTATTGCACCATGTACTGGGAATACTATGGCCAAATTAGCAAATGGTATTATTGATGAAACTGTAGTTATGGCAGCAAAGGCTCATCTTAGAAATGAAAAGCCTGTTTTAATTGCACTTGCTACTAATGATGGATTAGGTATGAATGCTAAAAATCTGGGGATTTTACTTAACACTAGGAATATATTTTTCGTACCATTCGGCCAAGATAATCCTTCGGAGAAGAAGAATTCGCTAGTATCCAGATTTGATTTAGTTAAAAAGGCTGCTGAATATGCTTTAGAATATAAGCAAATACAACCAGTTTTGATAGAGTACCGAGGCATTAGATAA
- a CDS encoding aspartate carbamoyltransferase catalytic subunit, translating into MALNRKDFLGLYNVSSEEISEILTTAEAMKEIFTRSVKKIPTLRGKTIVNLFFEPSTRTRSSFDLAAKRLSADVMSIAKSSSSVVKGETLLDTARTLEVMGADLVVVRHSVPGAAEFLANNLKAGVLNAGDGPHAHPTQALLDLYTIKEKLGKIEGLKVLLVGDIAHSRVARSNIWGLNKMGAEVRVVGPASLMPRDIEKMGAQVYTDIDEALDGVDVVNILRIQLERQAKGLFPSIREYRQFYGVSEERLNKLENEVLIMHPGPMNRGVEIESSVADSENSVITEQVRNGVAIRMALLYLLAGRKVENEDIN; encoded by the coding sequence ATGGCATTAAATCGCAAGGACTTTCTCGGCCTTTATAATGTTAGTTCAGAAGAGATTTCAGAAATATTAACAACGGCTGAGGCAATGAAAGAAATTTTTACTCGAAGTGTTAAGAAAATACCTACATTACGAGGTAAAACAATTGTAAATTTGTTTTTTGAGCCAAGTACCAGGACAAGGTCTTCTTTTGATCTGGCTGCTAAGAGATTAAGTGCTGATGTAATGAGTATAGCAAAAAGTAGTAGTAGTGTTGTCAAAGGAGAGACATTATTAGATACTGCAAGAACTTTAGAGGTTATGGGAGCAGATCTTGTTGTTGTAAGACATAGTGTTCCTGGGGCTGCTGAATTTTTAGCAAACAACTTAAAAGCAGGTGTCTTGAATGCTGGTGATGGGCCACATGCTCATCCTACACAGGCTTTGTTGGACTTATATACTATAAAAGAGAAATTAGGTAAAATTGAGGGCCTTAAGGTTCTCCTTGTTGGAGATATAGCACATAGTAGAGTTGCTCGCTCAAATATTTGGGGTTTGAACAAAATGGGGGCCGAGGTACGTGTTGTTGGCCCAGCCAGCTTGATGCCAAGAGATATAGAAAAAATGGGTGCTCAGGTATATACAGATATAGATGAAGCTTTAGATGGAGTAGATGTAGTCAATATATTACGTATTCAGCTAGAGCGCCAGGCTAAAGGCTTGTTTCCATCTATTAGGGAATATCGTCAATTTTATGGTGTTTCTGAAGAAAGGCTTAATAAATTAGAAAATGAAGTTTTGATTATGCATCCTGGTCCAATGAATAGAGGCGTGGAAATAGAAAGCTCAGTTGCAGATAGTGAGAATTCTGTTATTACTGAACAAGTAAGAAATGGTGTAGCAATTCGAATGGCCTTATTATACTTACTTGCAGGAAGGAAGGTAGAAAATGAAGATATTAATTAA
- a CDS encoding DMT family transporter produces the protein MIIKKYLPYLAGVFFSSIFGFSFLFTKEVLDIIQPFHLLALRFSIAAIILLLLYLIGIIKLDFNKKDKAMLIILAVVQPGLYFIFETLGIQMTSSSEAGMMIALIPVVVSIFAFVFLGEKTNKEQVFFVLLSVFGVVFIVFMRGNIGQDFRLLGIFYLLLAVLMAGIYNVISRKLSLSFTPVEITFIMMWSGAVFFNILALINHKDTFRSYFSPLFNIQVLIALIYLGLFSSIIAFFLMNYTLSRVEAAQAAVFANLTTVVSILAGVFIRGESFYWFQVLGGLLIIVGVWGTNYYGNLKKRVEELPA, from the coding sequence ATTATTATAAAAAAGTATTTACCATATCTAGCAGGTGTTTTCTTCTCTAGTATTTTCGGTTTTTCATTTTTATTTACTAAAGAAGTTTTAGATATAATACAGCCTTTTCATTTGCTGGCATTAAGGTTTAGTATTGCTGCAATTATATTATTATTACTTTATTTAATTGGTATTATTAAACTTGACTTTAATAAGAAAGATAAGGCTATGCTTATTATTTTGGCTGTAGTTCAACCAGGTCTATATTTTATTTTTGAGACTTTAGGAATTCAGATGACAAGTTCTTCAGAAGCTGGGATGATGATAGCATTAATTCCTGTAGTTGTAAGTATATTTGCCTTTGTTTTTTTAGGCGAAAAAACAAACAAAGAACAAGTGTTCTTTGTTTTACTTTCTGTTTTTGGTGTTGTTTTTATTGTTTTTATGAGAGGTAATATAGGACAAGATTTCAGGCTTTTAGGCATCTTTTATCTCTTATTAGCTGTATTAATGGCTGGTATTTATAATGTGATTTCTCGTAAATTGTCTCTAAGTTTTACTCCAGTTGAAATTACTTTCATAATGATGTGGTCTGGTGCAGTTTTTTTTAATATATTAGCTCTAATTAATCATAAAGATACATTTAGATCATATTTTTCACCTTTATTTAATATACAAGTATTGATAGCTTTAATTTATCTTGGATTGTTTTCTTCAATAATTGCTTTTTTCTTAATGAATTATACTCTTTCAAGGGTAGAGGCTGCACAAGCGGCTGTCTTTGCTAATTTAACTACTGTAGTTTCTATCTTAGCAGGTGTATTTATCAGAGGAGAATCTTTTTACTGGTTTCAAGTACTTGGTGGTTTATTGATTATTGTTGGTGTTTGGGGAACAAATTATTATGGAAATTTAAAGAAAAGAGTAGAAGAGCTACCAGCATAA
- the dpsA gene encoding dipicolinate synthase subunit DpsA: MKIAVIGGDKREEILIDYLADIGYKISVLSNNQYDKKNIGSINNIKDCLYEADVVIAPMSSTDKDGFLKATFLEKKIKLDEAFFSQLKEGCIFLIGILKNEIKEIAESLSIEYIELAKLDNLAIMNAIPTAEGAIKIAIEETDTTLYNSKILVYGLGKVGYSLAWRLKALGAQTYAVTRDKGAIARGKDIGIKMIKYDQLQHFLPKMNIIFNTVPAKIIDYKSLLLLNKKSVIIDLASAPGGIDFKSADKMGIKTILALGLPGKVAPRTAGKILADIIPDLIGEV; this comes from the coding sequence ATTAAAATTGCAGTTATAGGTGGAGATAAACGCGAGGAAATTTTGATTGATTATTTAGCAGACATAGGATATAAGATATCTGTATTAAGCAATAATCAATATGATAAGAAGAATATTGGTTCTATAAATAATATAAAAGATTGTCTTTATGAAGCTGATGTAGTAATTGCACCAATGTCCAGTACAGATAAAGATGGATTTTTAAAAGCAACTTTTCTTGAAAAGAAAATCAAATTAGATGAGGCGTTTTTTTCACAACTTAAAGAGGGATGTATATTTTTAATAGGTATTTTAAAGAATGAGATTAAAGAAATAGCTGAATCATTATCGATCGAGTATATTGAATTAGCTAAACTTGATAACCTGGCAATTATGAACGCTATTCCAACTGCTGAAGGGGCTATTAAGATTGCTATTGAGGAAACAGATACTACACTATATAATAGTAAAATATTAGTATACGGTTTAGGTAAGGTTGGTTATAGCCTTGCCTGGCGATTAAAGGCATTAGGCGCACAGACTTATGCTGTTACTAGAGATAAGGGGGCTATTGCTCGAGGAAAAGATATAGGAATAAAAATGATAAAATACGATCAATTACAACACTTTCTTCCTAAGATGAATATTATTTTTAATACAGTACCAGCTAAAATTATAGATTATAAATCTTTATTATTGCTAAATAAAAAATCAGTAATTATAGATCTTGCATCTGCTCCAGGAGGAATAGATTTTAAATCTGCTGATAAAATGGGCATTAAAACCATTCTAGCTCTAGGTTTGCCTGGTAAGGTGGCTCCAAGGACAGCTGGGAAAATACTGGCTGATATTATTCCTGATTTAATAGGTGAAGTTTAA
- a CDS encoding ribonuclease J, whose amino-acid sequence MSNSNNVEEVFVTPLGGVGEIGKNMMVVEVDDEILIVDAGVMFPEDELLGIDLVIPDFTYVKENSHKVKGIVLTHGHEDHIGALPYLLRDINVPVYGTKLTLGLLQGKLKEHNMLKDTRLKVVNPGRSIEVGNYKVDFIRVNHSIADTCALAIHTPLGPILYASDFKFDQTPIDGEVADFHKLAELGDSEPGVLALFSDSTNVEREGFTLSEKIVGDTIDEIFRGARERIVLATFASNIHRVQQVINAAMKYNRKIALTGRSMINNVEIAKNLGYLTMPDDMIVNIRNCSDYPDNQIVLLTTGSQGEPMAALTRMARGDHYHINIRKGDTVIISASAIPGNEKLVGETINQLFKRGANVIYEDVSGVHVSGHASQEELKLLMNLVKPKYFVPTHGEYRHLNQHANLARKSGIPDENIYIADIGDKISFSRKGVKRAEKIQSGSVFIDGLGVGDVGNIVLRDRRLLSEDGIIIVVLTINNNGKILAGPDIVTRGFVYIRESEELIAEATSRIEEALKECENNNITEWSVLKNKVRDSLNDYIYKKIKRNPVILPIIMQV is encoded by the coding sequence ATGTCAAATTCGAATAATGTAGAAGAAGTATTTGTTACTCCTCTGGGTGGAGTAGGAGAAATAGGTAAAAACATGATGGTTGTAGAAGTAGATGATGAAATTTTAATTGTAGATGCAGGAGTAATGTTCCCGGAAGATGAATTGCTAGGTATAGATCTCGTTATACCAGATTTTACTTATGTTAAAGAAAATAGCCACAAAGTTAAAGGAATTGTTCTTACACATGGTCATGAAGATCATATAGGGGCTTTACCATATCTTTTAAGGGATATCAATGTACCTGTTTATGGTACAAAGTTAACCCTGGGTTTATTGCAAGGTAAATTGAAGGAACATAATATGTTAAAGGACACTCGTTTGAAAGTGGTAAATCCCGGCCGTTCAATCGAAGTAGGTAATTATAAGGTTGATTTTATTCGCGTTAATCATAGTATTGCTGATACATGCGCATTAGCAATTCATACCCCATTAGGTCCAATTCTATATGCTAGTGATTTTAAATTTGATCAAACTCCGATTGATGGTGAAGTTGCCGATTTTCATAAATTGGCAGAATTAGGTGATTCAGAACCAGGAGTTCTTGCTCTTTTTTCTGATAGTACTAATGTGGAAAGAGAAGGTTTTACTTTATCTGAGAAAATTGTTGGAGATACTATTGATGAAATCTTCCGTGGCGCTAGAGAGAGAATTGTACTAGCAACTTTTGCTTCTAATATTCATCGTGTCCAACAAGTTATTAATGCAGCTATGAAGTATAATAGAAAGATTGCTTTAACTGGAAGAAGTATGATTAATAATGTGGAAATTGCTAAAAATCTTGGTTATTTGACAATGCCAGATGATATGATAGTTAATATTAGAAATTGCTCAGATTATCCTGATAATCAAATTGTTTTACTTACTACAGGTAGTCAAGGTGAGCCTATGGCTGCTTTAACAAGAATGGCAAGAGGAGATCATTACCATATAAATATTCGTAAAGGTGATACAGTTATAATTTCTGCTTCAGCCATACCTGGTAATGAAAAATTAGTTGGGGAAACAATTAATCAACTATTTAAAAGAGGAGCAAATGTTATATATGAGGATGTATCAGGAGTTCATGTTTCTGGTCATGCAAGCCAGGAAGAGCTTAAATTGCTAATGAATTTGGTTAAACCTAAGTATTTTGTGCCTACACATGGTGAATACAGGCATTTGAATCAACATGCTAACTTAGCCAGAAAAAGTGGTATACCAGATGAAAATATATATATTGCAGATATTGGTGATAAGATATCTTTTTCACGAAAAGGCGTGAAAAGGGCTGAAAAAATACAGTCTGGTAGTGTATTTATTGATGGCTTAGGTGTTGGGGATGTTGGTAATATTGTACTTAGGGATAGAAGGTTATTGTCCGAAGATGGTATTATTATAGTAGTGTTAACTATTAATAATAATGGTAAAATTCTTGCTGGACCTGATATTGTTACCCGTGGATTTGTTTATATCAGGGAATCAGAAGAGCTTATTGCTGAAGCAACTTCTCGTATAGAAGAAGCTTTGAAAGAATGCGAAAATAATAATATTACAGAGTGGTCTGTATTGAAAAATAAAGTAAGAGATAGTTTAAATGACTATATATACAAAAAAATAAAAAGAAATCCAGTAATTCTTCCAATTATCATGCAAGTATAA
- the glgP gene encoding alpha-glucan family phosphorylase, with the protein MDTNEKKRVAYFCMEYGLNQKLPLYAGGLGILAGDYLKAANDLNAPIVGIGILWWQNYTKQLIGEDGYPYDTYPVHDFSFLEDTNKTVQVNIGNENVECKIYKADMFDNKELYLLDTGKPGTKYSWITDKLYSGDNYNRIAQEIVLGIGGIKALRTLGIDVDLYHFNEGHASFAGLELMKEKINTYGISFEEALEEVKREIVFTTHTPVSAGNEAHDLHLLMEIGANNGFSYEQMNQIGGNPFNMTAACLRMSSIANGVSELHGETARKMWSHLDSSAPIISITNGVHKNTWQSDTIRNAYENNGDIWTAHQETKQKLINFINQKTNAQMDINKLIIGFARRAAPYKRSELIFRDTNQIDDLLKTGKIQLVFSGKAHPNDQYGKDIVATLVKMDRKYKDSVVFLENYDMEIAEHLVQGVDIWLNNPKRPMEASGTSGMKVAMNGGLNLSVLDGWVAEGPEHGVSGWILDHVITSFQEEMNEDEKDLKALYKILRDEVIPIYYEDRNRWIQMMKASIDMSHHQFSSQRMLNDYYSQMYNKKKTIIKRERDRVLVTIN; encoded by the coding sequence ATGGACACAAATGAAAAAAAACGCGTAGCATATTTTTGTATGGAATATGGACTTAATCAAAAACTACCATTATATGCTGGAGGTTTGGGTATTTTAGCCGGTGATTATTTAAAGGCTGCTAATGATTTAAATGCGCCTATAGTGGGAATAGGAATCTTATGGTGGCAAAACTATACAAAGCAGCTGATTGGTGAAGACGGTTATCCATATGACACTTATCCTGTACATGACTTTAGTTTTCTAGAAGACACTAACAAAACTGTCCAGGTTAATATTGGTAATGAAAATGTAGAATGCAAGATTTATAAAGCCGATATGTTCGATAACAAAGAATTATACCTTTTAGATACAGGTAAACCTGGAACTAAGTATTCGTGGATTACCGATAAGCTATATTCAGGGGATAATTACAATAGAATAGCTCAAGAAATAGTATTAGGAATAGGTGGTATCAAAGCCCTAAGAACCCTAGGGATAGATGTTGATTTATATCATTTTAATGAAGGCCATGCTTCTTTTGCAGGTTTAGAACTAATGAAAGAAAAAATAAATACCTATGGAATTTCTTTTGAAGAAGCCCTTGAAGAAGTTAAAAGAGAAATAGTTTTTACAACTCATACTCCAGTATCTGCAGGTAATGAAGCACATGATTTGCATCTTTTAATGGAAATAGGAGCAAATAATGGTTTTTCATATGAACAAATGAATCAGATAGGTGGAAATCCATTTAATATGACAGCAGCCTGTTTACGTATGTCATCTATAGCTAATGGAGTATCTGAATTACATGGGGAAACTGCTCGTAAAATGTGGTCTCACCTTGATAGTTCAGCACCAATTATTTCTATTACTAATGGAGTTCACAAAAACACCTGGCAGAGTGATACCATAAGAAATGCTTACGAGAACAATGGTGATATATGGACAGCTCACCAGGAAACTAAGCAAAAGTTAATTAATTTTATAAATCAAAAAACTAACGCTCAAATGGACATTAACAAATTGATAATTGGTTTCGCTAGACGCGCAGCACCTTATAAAAGAAGTGAACTAATATTTAGAGATACTAATCAAATAGATGATTTATTAAAAACTGGTAAAATTCAATTAGTGTTCTCAGGTAAGGCGCATCCCAATGATCAATATGGCAAAGATATTGTAGCAACTCTTGTTAAGATGGATAGAAAATACAAAGATAGTGTAGTCTTCCTAGAAAATTATGATATGGAAATTGCTGAGCACCTTGTACAAGGTGTAGATATCTGGCTAAATAATCCAAAGCGTCCTATGGAAGCCAGTGGAACCTCTGGAATGAAAGTTGCTATGAACGGTGGACTTAACCTTAGTGTACTCGATGGATGGGTAGCAGAAGGTCCAGAACATGGAGTAAGTGGATGGATACTTGATCATGTTATCACTAGTTTTCAGGAAGAAATGAATGAAGATGAAAAAGATCTTAAGGCTCTTTATAAAATTCTTCGCGATGAAGTAATTCCTATTTATTATGAAGACAGGAATAGATGGATACAAATGATGAAAGCAAGTATTGATATGTCTCATCACCAGTTTTCATCTCAGAGAATGTTAAATGACTATTATTCACAAATGTACAATAAGAAAAAAACAATCATTAAACGAGAACGAGATAGAGTTTTAGTTACAATAAACTAA
- a CDS encoding dihydroorotase, translating into MKILIKNANIIDPINNLRGKHDLMIVNGKIEKIATEISVEEIIKEEYKIVDLEGKYLLPGLIDMHTHLREPGYEDKETIKSGCEAAAAGGFTTIACMPNTKPVADNAATVEYIKSKAENALVKVIPIGSITKKSEGKELAEIGFLKEAGVRALSDDGYPVMNSEIMRRAMEYSGSFDLPIISHCEDIDLVAEGVMNEGYNSTILGLKGIPAAAEEIMISRDIILAEFTGAQLHIAHISTKRGLDMLAEAKKKGVKVSAETTPHHLVLSDDAVKGYNPDTKVNPPLRSEEDIQALREGIKSGIIEVIATDHAPHTYEDKLGEYNYAAFGISGFETAISLLYSNLIAKDIISFEDLVLLMGKNPARILGLDYPGIKENAIADLIVFDDKNKWKLEKKNMKSKGKNTPFAGQEMQGKVILTIVDGKIVYNDMKGKGELCYG; encoded by the coding sequence ATGAAGATATTAATTAAAAATGCAAATATAATTGATCCCATAAATAATTTGCGTGGTAAACACGATTTAATGATTGTGAACGGAAAAATTGAAAAAATAGCTACTGAAATTTCTGTTGAAGAAATTATTAAAGAAGAATATAAAATTGTTGACCTTGAGGGAAAGTACTTATTACCCGGCCTTATCGATATGCACACACATCTTAGAGAGCCGGGTTATGAAGATAAAGAAACCATTAAAAGTGGTTGTGAAGCTGCTGCGGCAGGAGGTTTTACTACTATAGCTTGTATGCCTAATACAAAGCCTGTAGCTGATAATGCTGCAACAGTTGAATATATAAAATCTAAGGCAGAAAACGCCCTTGTTAAAGTAATTCCTATTGGTAGTATTACCAAAAAAAGCGAAGGAAAAGAGCTGGCTGAAATAGGATTTTTAAAAGAAGCTGGGGTAAGGGCTTTATCTGATGATGGTTATCCTGTTATGAATTCAGAAATAATGCGAAGAGCTATGGAATACTCTGGGAGTTTTGATTTGCCTATAATAAGCCATTGTGAAGATATTGATCTTGTAGCTGAAGGTGTTATGAACGAGGGATATAACTCAACTATATTAGGCTTAAAAGGTATTCCTGCTGCTGCTGAAGAGATAATGATTTCCCGAGATATAATACTGGCTGAGTTTACAGGAGCACAATTGCATATTGCACATATAAGCACCAAAAGAGGATTGGACATGTTAGCAGAAGCTAAGAAAAAAGGAGTTAAAGTAAGTGCTGAAACAACTCCACATCATCTTGTACTAAGTGATGATGCTGTCAAAGGATACAATCCTGATACAAAGGTCAATCCACCTCTTCGCAGTGAAGAAGATATTCAGGCCTTAAGAGAAGGCATTAAAAGTGGAATAATTGAAGTGATAGCAACAGATCATGCTCCACATACCTATGAGGATAAATTGGGAGAATATAATTATGCTGCTTTTGGTATTTCTGGCTTTGAAACAGCTATTTCCTTATTATATTCAAATTTAATTGCAAAAGATATAATTAGTTTTGAAGATTTAGTCTTGCTGATGGGTAAAAATCCTGCAAGGATATTAGGTCTCGACTATCCAGGGATAAAAGAAAATGCTATTGCTGATTTGATTGTCTTTGATGATAAAAACAAGTGGAAATTGGAAAAGAAAAATATGAAATCCAAAGGTAAAAATACACCTTTTGCAGGGCAGGAAATGCAGGGTAAGGTTATACTAACAATTGTTGATGGAAAAATTGTTTATAATGATATGAAAGGTAAAGGTGAGTTGTGCTATGGCTAA
- the dapG gene encoding aspartate kinase, whose amino-acid sequence MKKIVQKFGGTSLDTLKKRECASKYIKEALKNKFKPVIVVSAMGRTGKPYATDTLISKAEEIYHDINPREKDLLMSCGEIISAVIMVQSLEKMGVESVALTGAQAGIITDDNFGNADIIDVIPEKIEKIINEGKVPVIAGFQGVTKEGDITTLGRGGSDTTASIIAEAIKALYIEIYTDVAGVMTADPKKVKNPKILNKISYTEVCELAYQGARVIHPRAAEIAMKNGIPIKVKSTLNKGAGTLIHKNDLRGIKSDKPVTGITSRNNILFVIIKTDEDLQMNKYLNVFNILAKNNISVDFINIRPEAISFIVDFYKKQKLDELLSKNNFKYLKSDDFVKVSIVGGGMTGRPGVMAKLVKALNNADVEIYQTTDSHTTISCLVKKEMENLALNTLHDAFELNS is encoded by the coding sequence ATGAAAAAGATAGTACAAAAATTTGGCGGCACTTCTCTTGATACCCTAAAAAAGAGAGAGTGTGCATCAAAATATATAAAAGAGGCTCTTAAAAACAAATTTAAACCTGTTATCGTTGTTTCAGCTATGGGTAGAACAGGAAAACCGTATGCGACTGATACTTTGATATCAAAAGCAGAAGAGATATATCATGATATTAATCCAAGGGAAAAAGATTTATTAATGTCCTGTGGGGAAATCATATCAGCAGTAATTATGGTTCAGTCATTAGAAAAAATGGGTGTTGAAAGTGTTGCTTTAACAGGGGCACAAGCTGGTATAATAACAGATGATAACTTTGGAAATGCTGATATAATTGATGTAATTCCAGAAAAAATAGAAAAAATTATAAATGAAGGTAAAGTTCCTGTTATAGCAGGTTTTCAAGGTGTTACTAAAGAAGGAGACATTACTACTTTGGGTCGTGGTGGTAGTGACACAACTGCTAGTATAATAGCTGAAGCAATTAAAGCCTTATATATAGAAATCTATACAGATGTAGCTGGGGTAATGACTGCTGATCCGAAAAAGGTTAAGAATCCTAAGATTTTAAATAAAATTAGTTATACTGAAGTATGTGAATTGGCTTATCAGGGTGCTAGAGTAATTCACCCTAGAGCGGCAGAGATAGCTATGAAAAATGGCATACCTATAAAAGTTAAATCTACTTTGAATAAGGGTGCTGGTACCTTGATTCATAAAAATGACTTAAGAGGAATAAAAAGTGATAAACCTGTAACAGGTATAACTAGCCGTAATAATATACTTTTTGTAATAATTAAAACTGATGAAGATTTACAAATGAATAAATATTTAAATGTTTTCAATATACTTGCTAAAAATAATATAAGTGTGGATTTTATAAATATAAGACCTGAAGCTATATCTTTTATTGTTGATTTTTACAAGAAACAAAAATTAGATGAATTATTATCAAAGAATAACTTTAAATATCTAAAAAGTGATGATTTTGTAAAAGTTTCAATTGTTGGAGGAGGTATGACTGGAAGGCCTGGGGTAATGGCAAAATTAGTTAAAGCTTTGAATAATGCTGATGTAGAGATATATCAAACAACTGATTCTCATACAACAATTTCTTGTTTAGTAAAAAAAGAAATGGAAAACTTAGCTTTAAATACTTTGCATGATGCCTTTGAACTAAATTCTTAA